Proteins from a single region of Paraflavitalea devenefica:
- a CDS encoding SPFH domain-containing protein has protein sequence MRLSRLLHIVLFFSLISITACTCNRVLPNFEGVKMEGYGRNGRENFKAVTGAQGILGPGTELFQVPMWEQKADPSEVAITAKDAGSFSVDPTYTYSAIRGKGVDIIFHYKHLGVEDPGIMMDNIEANVLNQMVVNAYREEGRNYSTDSLMNNLNSFEKAVEKRLRDEFGGKYFNLLTLTSGLKPPASMVEAIEKRNNAIQQAEQVRNELEVSRMQLEKAKIEAEANKVKASGLEPRVLQEQWIEAIRNTSNKVIITDGKTPVILGNP, from the coding sequence ATGAGACTTAGCAGACTTCTACACATTGTACTCTTTTTCTCCCTGATCAGTATTACCGCCTGTACCTGTAACCGGGTATTACCCAACTTTGAAGGCGTTAAAATGGAAGGCTACGGACGTAATGGCCGGGAAAACTTTAAAGCAGTAACCGGTGCACAAGGTATCCTCGGACCCGGTACAGAACTCTTCCAGGTGCCGATGTGGGAACAAAAAGCCGACCCTTCAGAAGTAGCTATAACGGCGAAGGATGCGGGCTCTTTCAGTGTTGACCCCACGTACACCTATTCCGCTATCAGAGGGAAGGGAGTAGACATTATTTTCCACTACAAACACCTCGGCGTGGAAGACCCCGGCATCATGATGGACAACATCGAAGCCAACGTACTCAACCAGATGGTCGTAAACGCTTACCGCGAAGAAGGCCGTAACTACAGTACCGACAGCCTCATGAATAACCTCAACTCCTTTGAGAAGGCCGTAGAGAAAAGATTGCGGGATGAGTTTGGCGGGAAATACTTTAACCTGCTTACCCTTACTTCCGGCCTGAAACCGCCTGCTTCCATGGTAGAAGCTATTGAAAAGCGTAACAACGCCATCCAGCAGGCCGAACAGGTGAGGAATGAACTGGAAGTATCCCGCATGCAACTGGAGAAAGCAAAAATTGAAGCCGAAGCCAACAAAGTAAAGGCCTCCGGCCTGGAACCCCGCGTATTGCAGGAGCAATGGATTGAAGCCATACGCAATACCAGCAACAAAGTGATTATAACAGACGGTAAAACCCCTGTTATCTTAGGTAACCCCTAA